In a single window of the Micromonospora inositola genome:
- a CDS encoding carbohydrate kinase family protein translates to MNHRSRILVVGDVITDVVAVLAGPLATGSDTAAEIRFSGGGQAANTAAWIAAQGVDVTLVGAVGDDEAGRDRVAELTRIGVDCAVERHEGYPTGTVVVLAADRERTMVSQRGANLRLTAAHVDRALAGAPDAGHLHLSAYTLLDAASRGAGLRALAAARERGLTTSVDAASAAPLRRVGAAAFLTWVRDVDLLLVNTDEATVLAGGMDPAAQARALSAAARRVVVKQGAAGAVWVDRDATVSVAAARRVAVVDVTGAGDAFAAGLLTAWLTGADPRAALDRAADLGATAVATVGARPTP, encoded by the coding sequence ATGAATCACCGGTCCCGGATCCTCGTCGTCGGCGACGTGATCACCGACGTGGTGGCGGTGCTCGCCGGGCCGCTGGCGACCGGCTCGGACACCGCCGCCGAGATCCGCTTCAGCGGCGGCGGGCAGGCGGCCAACACGGCCGCCTGGATCGCCGCCCAGGGGGTGGACGTGACGCTGGTCGGCGCGGTCGGCGACGACGAGGCGGGACGCGACCGGGTGGCCGAGCTGACCCGGATCGGCGTCGACTGCGCGGTGGAGCGCCACGAGGGCTACCCGACCGGCACGGTCGTCGTGCTGGCCGCCGACCGCGAGCGGACCATGGTCAGCCAGCGCGGGGCGAACCTGCGGCTGACCGCCGCGCACGTCGACCGGGCCCTGGCCGGGGCGCCCGACGCCGGGCATCTGCACCTGTCCGCGTACACCCTGCTGGACGCCGCGTCGCGCGGCGCGGGACTGCGGGCGCTGGCCGCCGCCCGCGAGCGCGGGCTCACCACCAGCGTCGACGCGGCCTCCGCGGCGCCGCTGCGGCGGGTCGGCGCGGCGGCCTTCCTGACCTGGGTACGCGACGTCGACCTGCTGCTGGTGAACACGGACGAGGCGACGGTGCTGGCCGGCGGGATGGACCCGGCGGCGCAGGCGCGGGCGCTCTCGGCCGCGGCCCGCCGGGTGGTGGTCAAGCAGGGCGCGGCCGGCGCGGTCTGGGTGGACCGGGACGCCACGGTCAGCGTGGCGGCGGCCCGTCGGGTGGCGGTGGTGGACGTCACCGGGGCCGGGGACGCCTTCGCCGCCGGCCTGCTCACGGCCTGGCTCACCGGCGCGGACCCCCGCGCCGCGCTCGACCGCGCGGCGGACCTCGGCGCCACCGCGGTCGCCACGGTCGGCGCCCGCCCCACCCCCTGA
- a CDS encoding DUF3099 domain-containing protein gives MVKRQAYQPILITDASRSQNDQLNSRQKRYVLMMGIRVACLVVGAVLVVAKAPLLWLWLPLLGLGMVLIPWLAVLLANDRPPKDEHRLANKFHPRHRDETPPMSLTAEERPHKIIDAEP, from the coding sequence GTGGTGAAGCGTCAGGCATACCAGCCGATCCTGATCACCGACGCCTCGCGCAGCCAGAACGACCAGCTCAACAGCCGGCAGAAGCGTTACGTGCTGATGATGGGCATCCGGGTGGCGTGCCTGGTGGTCGGTGCCGTCCTGGTCGTCGCGAAGGCACCCCTGCTCTGGCTCTGGCTGCCGCTGCTCGGCCTCGGGATGGTGCTCATCCCGTGGCTGGCGGTGCTGCTGGCCAACGACCGGCCGCCCAAGGACGAGCACCGGCTCGCCAACAAGTTCCACCCCCGCCACCGCGACGAGACCCCGCCCATGAGCCTCACGGCCGAGGAGCGCCCTCACAAGATCATCGACGCCGAGCCCTGA
- a CDS encoding low temperature requirement protein A, with product MADQRGEEFLRGKATSPRATFLELFFDVAFVFALTRVSNRLVDDFTVERRVFLPEAGETLLLLLALWMVWSLTTWTTSRFNPEQPALQLVVAGSMFASMVMAVSLPEAFDTRGVSFAVGYVAVQVGRPLFLTVVMRHHPERHVAGRILAWAVVSAVPWIAGAAVHNDARGVLWTVAVIIDYGAARLGWPLPGRGRAPTSSWPVTGEHLAERYQQFTIIALGEMILISGFGFSMSEFAAAQWVAFAITFASTVLLWRIYFYRAGTVLVEAVAGSARPGRLAESATYTHLAMVAGIVAAAVGYEIVIAHPGGHTDPAWLTVIVGGPALFVLGRTRFEYEVFGRVSRSRLVGLVVLVAMVPLVVRLPPLAVGAATTAVLAGMAATDALRARGRPPERPAPPL from the coding sequence ATGGCGGATCAACGGGGGGAGGAGTTCCTCCGCGGCAAGGCGACCTCGCCGCGGGCGACCTTCCTGGAGCTCTTCTTCGACGTCGCCTTCGTCTTCGCGCTCACCCGGGTGTCGAACCGGCTGGTCGACGACTTCACGGTGGAGCGGCGGGTCTTCCTGCCCGAGGCGGGGGAGACGCTGCTGCTCCTGCTCGCCCTCTGGATGGTCTGGTCGCTGACCACCTGGACGACCAGCCGGTTCAACCCCGAGCAGCCGGCGCTCCAACTGGTCGTGGCGGGCTCGATGTTCGCCAGCATGGTGATGGCGGTGTCGCTCCCGGAAGCGTTCGACACCAGGGGCGTCTCCTTCGCGGTCGGCTACGTCGCCGTCCAGGTCGGCCGTCCCCTCTTCCTCACCGTGGTGATGCGACACCACCCGGAGCGGCACGTCGCCGGCCGGATCCTCGCCTGGGCGGTGGTGTCGGCGGTGCCGTGGATCGCCGGAGCGGCCGTGCACAACGACGCCCGCGGGGTGCTCTGGACCGTCGCGGTGATCATCGACTACGGCGCGGCCCGGCTGGGCTGGCCGTTGCCGGGACGGGGCCGTGCGCCCACCTCCTCCTGGCCGGTCACCGGCGAGCATCTGGCCGAGCGCTACCAGCAGTTCACCATCATCGCGCTGGGCGAGATGATCCTGATCAGCGGATTCGGCTTCAGCATGAGCGAGTTCGCGGCCGCCCAGTGGGTGGCCTTCGCCATCACGTTCGCGAGCACCGTGCTGCTCTGGCGAATCTACTTCTATCGGGCCGGCACCGTGCTGGTGGAGGCGGTGGCCGGCTCGGCGCGACCCGGCCGGCTGGCCGAGTCGGCGACGTACACCCATCTGGCCATGGTGGCCGGCATCGTCGCCGCCGCGGTCGGCTATGAAATCGTCATCGCCCACCCCGGCGGGCACACCGACCCGGCCTGGCTCACCGTGATCGTCGGCGGTCCCGCGCTCTTCGTGCTCGGCCGGACGCGCTTCGAGTACGAGGTGTTCGGCCGGGTGTCCCGGTCCCGGCTGGTCGGCCTCGTCGTACTGGTGGCGATGGTGCCCCTGGTCGTCCGGCTGCCTCCGCTGGCGGTCGGCGCGGCGACCACGGCGGTGCTGGCCGGCATGGCGGCGACCGACGCGCTGCGGGCCCGGGGCCGGCCGCCGGAACGACCGGCCCCGCCCTTGTGA
- a CDS encoding HhH-GPD-type base excision DNA repair protein, giving the protein MGGMTLSLPIDPEANRLLERSPLALLLGMVLDQQVPMEKAFSSPYVLTRRLGHEPDARELAGYAPEALVELFAQPPALHRFPKAMAARVQEVCRVLVDRYDGDPTRLWADVADGRELLRRVGELPGFGKQKAQIFVALLGKRYGVTPDGWREAAGGYGEPDARRSVADVTDPESLRQVREYKQQMKAAAKAAKG; this is encoded by the coding sequence ATGGGGGGCATGACGCTGTCGCTGCCCATCGACCCCGAGGCCAACCGACTGCTGGAGCGCAGCCCGTTGGCGCTGCTCCTCGGCATGGTTCTCGACCAGCAGGTGCCGATGGAGAAGGCGTTCTCCTCGCCGTACGTGCTGACCCGGCGGCTCGGTCACGAGCCGGACGCCCGTGAGCTGGCCGGGTACGCCCCGGAGGCCCTGGTCGAACTCTTCGCCCAGCCGCCGGCCCTGCACCGGTTCCCCAAGGCGATGGCGGCCCGGGTGCAGGAGGTCTGCCGGGTCCTCGTCGACCGGTACGACGGCGACCCGACCCGGCTCTGGGCGGACGTCGCCGACGGCCGGGAACTGCTGCGTCGGGTCGGTGAGCTGCCCGGCTTCGGGAAGCAGAAGGCGCAGATCTTCGTGGCCCTGCTCGGCAAGCGGTACGGGGTGACCCCGGACGGCTGGCGGGAGGCCGCGGGCGGGTACGGCGAGCCGGACGCCCGCCGGTCCGTGGCCGACGTGACCGACCCCGAGTCGCTGCGCCAGGTGCGCGAGTACAAGCAGCAGATGAAGGCGGCGGCCAAGGCCGCGAAGGGCTGA
- a CDS encoding DUF7782 domain-containing protein has product MDEHDRLLSPAGVEALRTALSSAGFTSNGIAGRLGSQATGGVARNDFRAALRATEDRDPLATLIRVFICDQTESEAVVAAALAPLTVEEALAGGLVERHGDGLRAGVDLEPYGDEWWVLADVPASARPGKPLHAEHVLGIGGATQTLIGATVRRPVETALDLGTGSGVQALHLATHARRVTATDVSERALRFAATTAALNGQDWELLRGDLVAPVAGRRFDLVVSNPPFVVGPGTTTHVYRDSGRVGDAIGAELAAAAPHLLTEGGTMQYLANWVHVTGEEWDERVAGWFAGTRLDAWVIQREVADPMAYVNLWLTDVGEAADPQRMAAWLDWFDAHKVEAIGFGIVSLRRAGHDEPVVRVEDLRQRVEPPMGDHIAAWFDRQDWLRVRDSETLLATRYRAAEGLQLRQEATMGDEGWAVDRQVLAMPRGLRWSEEIDPLVLALVGGADGRLPLRDQLALLAAAHDVTPDELTEAAGPIVAHLVERGIIEPVAD; this is encoded by the coding sequence GTGGACGAACACGACAGGCTGCTCTCCCCCGCGGGCGTCGAGGCGCTGCGGACCGCGCTGAGCAGCGCGGGGTTCACCTCGAACGGCATCGCGGGCCGGCTCGGTTCGCAGGCCACCGGCGGGGTGGCGCGCAACGACTTCCGGGCCGCGCTGCGCGCCACCGAGGACCGCGACCCGCTCGCCACGCTGATCCGGGTGTTCATCTGCGACCAGACCGAGTCCGAGGCGGTGGTGGCCGCCGCGCTCGCCCCGCTGACCGTCGAGGAGGCGCTGGCCGGCGGGCTGGTCGAGCGGCACGGGGACGGCCTGCGCGCCGGAGTGGACCTGGAGCCGTACGGGGACGAGTGGTGGGTGCTCGCCGACGTGCCGGCCAGCGCCCGGCCCGGGAAGCCGCTGCACGCCGAGCACGTGCTGGGCATCGGCGGGGCCACCCAGACGCTGATCGGCGCGACCGTACGCCGGCCGGTGGAGACCGCGCTGGACCTGGGCACCGGCTCCGGCGTGCAGGCCCTGCACCTGGCCACCCACGCCCGGCGGGTCACCGCGACCGACGTCTCCGAGCGGGCGCTCCGCTTCGCCGCCACCACCGCCGCGCTCAACGGCCAGGACTGGGAACTGCTCCGTGGCGACCTGGTCGCCCCGGTCGCCGGCCGCCGCTTCGACCTGGTGGTGAGCAATCCGCCGTTCGTGGTCGGGCCGGGCACCACCACCCACGTCTACCGCGACTCCGGCCGGGTGGGCGACGCCATCGGCGCCGAGCTGGCCGCCGCCGCGCCGCACCTGCTCACCGAGGGCGGCACCATGCAGTACCTGGCCAACTGGGTGCACGTCACCGGCGAGGAGTGGGACGAGCGGGTGGCCGGCTGGTTCGCCGGCACCCGGCTGGACGCCTGGGTGATCCAGCGCGAGGTGGCGGACCCGATGGCGTACGTCAACCTGTGGCTCACCGACGTCGGCGAGGCGGCCGACCCGCAGCGGATGGCGGCCTGGCTGGACTGGTTCGACGCGCACAAGGTGGAGGCGATCGGCTTCGGCATCGTCTCGCTGCGCCGCGCCGGCCACGACGAGCCGGTCGTCCGGGTGGAGGACCTGCGCCAGCGGGTGGAGCCGCCGATGGGCGACCACATCGCCGCCTGGTTCGACCGCCAGGACTGGCTCCGGGTACGCGACAGCGAGACGCTGCTCGCCACGCGCTACCGGGCCGCCGAGGGCCTCCAGCTCCGCCAGGAGGCCACCATGGGCGACGAGGGCTGGGCGGTGGACCGGCAGGTCCTCGCCATGCCACGCGGGCTGCGCTGGTCGGAGGAGATCGACCCGCTGGTGCTCGCCCTGGTCGGTGGCGCGGACGGCCGGTTGCCGCTGCGCGACCAGCTGGCGCTGCTCGCCGCCGCGCACGACGTCACCCCCGACGAGCTGACCGAGGCGGCCGGCCCGATCGTGGCGCACCTGGTCGAGCGCGGCATCATCGAGCCGGTGGCCGACTGA
- the dtd gene encoding D-aminoacyl-tRNA deacylase encodes MRAVVQTVSRASVTVDGEVVGEIADGLLVLLGVTHADTPQVAATMARKIHELRILDEERSAADTGAPILVVSQFTLYGDARKGRRPSWTAAAPAETAEPLVDAVVEALRARGVKVETGRFRTHMLVESVNVGPRTLLLDL; translated from the coding sequence ATGCGGGCCGTGGTGCAGACGGTGAGCCGGGCCAGCGTGACCGTCGACGGCGAGGTGGTCGGTGAGATCGCCGACGGCCTGCTGGTGCTGCTCGGGGTGACCCACGCCGACACCCCGCAGGTCGCCGCCACGATGGCTCGCAAGATCCACGAGCTGCGCATCCTCGACGAGGAGCGCAGCGCCGCCGACACCGGCGCCCCCATTCTGGTGGTCAGCCAGTTCACCCTCTACGGCGACGCCCGCAAGGGCAGAAGGCCGAGCTGGACCGCGGCGGCCCCCGCCGAGACGGCCGAACCCCTGGTGGACGCGGTGGTCGAGGCGCTCCGCGCCCGCGGCGTCAAGGTCGAGACCGGCCGCTTCCGCACCCACATGCTGGTCGAGAGCGTCAACGTGGGCCCCCGCACCCTCCTCCTCGACCTCTGA
- a CDS encoding sporulation protein, producing the protein MVFKRLMQAMGVGGPSVEAVLANPSCRPGGHLEGRIRVAGGDHAVDISYVALGLVTRVEVESGDNEYDTSQEFGRRQVTGAFRLEPGQRHDIPFRFDVPWETPLTDLYGQHLHGMTMGLRTELEVARAVDSGDLDPVAVHPLPAQERLLEALLRLGFRFARADVERGHLYGVRQSLPFYQEIEFHSAPQFARAINQLEVTFVTDPQQVQVVLEIDKRGGVFTEGRDAFGRFTVDHASAATVDWAAQLDAWLRQSLQRRGLFS; encoded by the coding sequence GTGGTCTTCAAGCGGCTCATGCAGGCGATGGGTGTGGGTGGTCCCTCGGTGGAGGCGGTGCTGGCCAACCCGAGCTGCCGCCCGGGTGGGCACCTGGAGGGCCGGATCCGGGTGGCCGGTGGGGATCACGCCGTGGACATCTCCTACGTGGCGCTGGGCCTGGTCACCCGGGTCGAGGTGGAGAGCGGCGACAACGAGTACGACACCAGCCAGGAGTTCGGCCGCCGGCAGGTGACCGGGGCGTTCCGGCTGGAGCCGGGGCAGCGGCACGACATCCCGTTCCGCTTCGACGTGCCGTGGGAGACGCCGCTGACCGACCTGTACGGGCAGCACCTGCACGGCATGACGATGGGTCTGCGTACCGAGCTGGAGGTCGCCCGGGCGGTCGACTCCGGCGACCTGGACCCGGTGGCCGTGCACCCGCTGCCGGCGCAGGAGCGGCTGCTGGAGGCGTTGCTGCGGCTGGGCTTCCGGTTCGCCCGGGCCGACGTGGAGCGCGGGCACCTCTACGGCGTACGGCAGAGCCTGCCGTTCTACCAGGAGATCGAGTTCCACTCCGCGCCGCAGTTCGCCCGCGCGATCAACCAGCTCGAGGTCACCTTCGTCACCGACCCGCAGCAGGTGCAGGTGGTGCTGGAGATCGACAAGCGGGGCGGCGTCTTCACCGAGGGCCGGGACGCCTTTGGCCGCTTCACCGTCGACCACGCGAGCGCCGCGACGGTCGACTGGGCCGCCCAACTCGACGCCTGGCTCCGCCAGTCCCTCCAGCGCCGCGGCCTCTTCTCCTGA
- the sigB gene encoding RNA polymerase sigma factor SigB, translating to MALQMIEHQTRPAATVDAEPGTHTPTDLDATLTDLDATDERGVSTDLVRAYLNGIGRTKLLTAAQEVELSKRIEAGLFAEEKLSACTPVSAELRADLALIVAEGRAAKDHLLEANLRLVVSIAKRYTGRGMAVLDLIQEGNLGLIRAVEKFDYTKGYKFSTYATWWIRQAITRAMADQARTIRIPVHMVEQVNRMVRARRELSVSLGREPTVAEVATAMGVPEFQVIELISYDREPVSLDQAVGDDGESALGDFVAAVDPREEPGDAAANGELRNEVRIVLATLSQREQAVIRLRFGLDDGRQRTLDEVGREFGLSRERIRQIEKVTLLKLRAPERANRLEAYAC from the coding sequence ATGGCCCTTCAGATGATTGAGCACCAGACCCGCCCGGCTGCCACCGTCGACGCCGAGCCCGGCACCCATACCCCGACGGACCTGGACGCTACCCTGACCGATCTGGACGCCACCGACGAGCGCGGCGTCTCCACCGACCTGGTCCGGGCGTACCTGAACGGGATCGGCCGCACCAAGTTGCTCACCGCCGCGCAGGAGGTCGAGCTCAGCAAGCGGATCGAGGCCGGCCTCTTCGCCGAAGAGAAGCTCTCCGCCTGCACCCCGGTCTCCGCGGAGCTGCGGGCCGACCTGGCGCTGATCGTGGCCGAGGGCCGCGCCGCCAAGGACCACCTGCTGGAGGCGAACCTGCGGCTGGTGGTGAGCATCGCCAAGCGGTACACCGGTCGCGGCATGGCGGTCCTGGACCTGATCCAGGAGGGCAACCTCGGCCTGATCCGCGCGGTCGAGAAGTTCGACTACACCAAGGGCTACAAGTTCTCCACCTACGCCACCTGGTGGATCCGCCAGGCCATCACCCGCGCCATGGCCGACCAGGCCCGCACCATCCGCATCCCGGTGCACATGGTCGAGCAGGTCAACCGGATGGTCCGGGCCCGCCGGGAACTGTCGGTCTCGCTGGGCCGGGAGCCCACCGTCGCCGAGGTGGCCACCGCCATGGGCGTCCCCGAGTTCCAGGTGATCGAGCTGATCTCGTACGACCGGGAGCCGGTCAGCCTGGACCAGGCGGTCGGCGACGACGGGGAGAGCGCGCTCGGTGACTTCGTCGCCGCGGTGGACCCGCGCGAGGAGCCGGGCGACGCCGCCGCCAACGGCGAGCTGCGCAACGAGGTCCGGATCGTGCTGGCCACCCTGTCCCAGCGGGAGCAGGCGGTGATCCGGCTCCGGTTCGGCCTGGACGACGGCCGGCAGCGCACCCTCGACGAGGTGGGCCGGGAGTTCGGCCTGTCCCGGGAACGGATCCGGCAGATCGAGAAGGTGACGCTGCTCAAGCTGCGCGCCCCGGAGCGGGCGAACCGCCTCGAGGCGTACGCCTGCTGA
- a CDS encoding VOC family protein, whose amino-acid sequence MNWTLEVVVIPVSDVDRAKEFYADRLGFAVDHDTRIGDDVRIVQLTPPGSGCSIVMGAGAVPDMQPGSLKGLQLVVPDLEKARAELVERGVDVSEIQVVGRNPRPVPHPLDNVGFVFFTDPDGNAWAVQQISSRG is encoded by the coding sequence ATGAACTGGACCCTGGAAGTGGTGGTAATTCCGGTCTCCGACGTGGACCGGGCCAAGGAGTTCTACGCCGATCGCCTCGGCTTCGCCGTCGACCACGACACCCGGATCGGCGACGACGTGCGGATCGTGCAGCTCACTCCCCCGGGCTCGGGCTGTTCGATCGTGATGGGCGCCGGCGCGGTCCCGGACATGCAGCCGGGCTCGCTCAAGGGGCTCCAGCTGGTCGTGCCGGACCTGGAGAAGGCCCGCGCGGAGCTGGTCGAGCGGGGCGTCGACGTCAGCGAGATCCAGGTGGTGGGGCGCAATCCGCGCCCGGTGCCGCACCCGCTGGACAACGTCGGCTTCGTCTTCTTCACCGACCCGGACGGCAACGCCTGGGCGGTGCAGCAGATCTCCAGCCGCGGCTGA
- a CDS encoding bifunctional acetate--CoA ligase family protein/GNAT family N-acetyltransferase, which yields MTTVEQPVDVLLSDGTTVQLRQIRPEDAPAIVAMHARFSERTRYLRYFSPYPRIPERDLQRFVNVDHRDREAFVVLAGGRIVAVGRYERLGPGSPEAEVAFVVEDEYQGRGIGSVLLEHLADAARRFGIVHFVAEVLPANGAMLRVFSDFGYQVQRQFADGVVHLSFPIAPTEATLEVQRGREHRTESRSIARLLAPRGIAVYGASATGQGVGAAVLGHLRDGGFTGAIVPVHPTASTVAGLPAYPSAVDAGLDIDLAVVAVAPEAVTEVVADAAKVGAHGLVVISAGFAEAGPEGAAAQRALVRAAHLAGMRVVGPNCLGVANTDGAVRLNATLAPVLPAPGRVGIFSQSGAFGVALLAEASRRALGLSSFVSAGNRADVSGNDLLQYWQDDPGTDVITLYLETFGNPRKFARLARRIGRSKPVVALASLARPRGVGDAPALDAAAVSALFAQSGVIRVDTVSELLDVGVLLAHQPLPAGRRVAVVGNSSALTGLAATACAAQGLTVADGYPRDVGPRADAAEYAAALAASAADEGVHAVVAVFAPPLPGQLADPDADFTAALPDALAAGKPVVATFLAGRVPAGVPAYPSVEEAVRALARVTTYADWLRRPPGVLPGLDRVDRAAGQAAFRVDGADPAALLRAYGIDIVESAPARTADEAVQAAGRLGWPVALKAAAPGLRHRLDLGAVRLDLADPAALRRAYAELAPAFGTDVLVQPMVPPGVACVVELMEDPAFGPVVGFGLGGVATELLGDRAWRAVPLTDRDAAELVDEPRAAPLLRGHRGAAPVDRAALVDLLLRVGRLADEQPRVRSLTLNPVLARPDGISVLHATVRTGIEALRPDTGPRRL from the coding sequence GTGACCACTGTCGAACAACCGGTGGACGTGCTGCTCAGCGACGGTACGACCGTCCAGCTGCGACAGATCCGTCCCGAGGACGCGCCGGCGATCGTGGCGATGCACGCGCGCTTCTCCGAGCGCACCCGCTACCTGCGCTACTTCTCGCCGTACCCGCGCATCCCGGAGCGGGACCTGCAGCGTTTCGTCAACGTCGACCACCGCGACCGGGAGGCGTTCGTGGTGCTGGCCGGCGGCCGGATCGTGGCCGTCGGCCGGTACGAGCGGCTCGGCCCCGGCTCCCCGGAGGCCGAGGTGGCCTTCGTGGTCGAGGACGAGTACCAGGGTCGGGGCATCGGCTCGGTGCTGCTGGAGCACCTGGCCGACGCGGCCCGCCGGTTCGGCATCGTGCACTTCGTCGCCGAGGTGTTGCCGGCCAACGGGGCGATGCTGCGGGTCTTCTCCGACTTCGGCTACCAAGTCCAGCGCCAGTTCGCCGACGGCGTGGTGCACCTGAGCTTCCCGATCGCGCCCACCGAGGCGACCCTGGAGGTGCAGCGCGGCCGGGAGCACCGCACCGAATCCCGCTCGATCGCCCGGCTGCTCGCCCCACGCGGGATCGCCGTTTACGGGGCGAGCGCCACCGGGCAGGGCGTCGGCGCGGCGGTGCTCGGGCACCTGCGCGACGGCGGCTTCACCGGGGCGATCGTGCCGGTGCACCCGACGGCGTCGACGGTGGCCGGGCTGCCCGCGTACCCGTCGGCGGTCGACGCCGGGCTCGACATCGACCTCGCGGTCGTCGCGGTGGCCCCGGAGGCGGTGACCGAGGTGGTGGCCGACGCCGCGAAGGTCGGCGCGCACGGCCTCGTCGTCATCTCCGCCGGTTTCGCCGAGGCCGGACCGGAGGGGGCGGCCGCCCAGCGGGCCCTGGTCCGCGCCGCCCACCTGGCCGGCATGCGGGTGGTCGGCCCGAACTGCCTCGGCGTCGCCAACACCGACGGCGCGGTACGCCTCAACGCCACCCTCGCCCCGGTGCTGCCCGCCCCCGGGCGGGTGGGGATCTTCAGCCAGTCCGGCGCGTTCGGGGTGGCGCTGCTCGCCGAGGCGTCCCGGCGCGCGCTGGGCCTCTCCAGTTTCGTCTCGGCCGGCAACCGGGCCGACGTCTCCGGCAACGACCTGCTCCAGTACTGGCAGGACGATCCGGGCACCGACGTCATCACCCTCTACCTGGAGACCTTCGGCAACCCGCGCAAGTTCGCCCGGCTGGCCCGGCGAATCGGCCGCAGCAAGCCGGTGGTGGCGCTCGCCTCGCTGGCCCGCCCGCGCGGCGTCGGCGACGCGCCGGCCCTGGACGCCGCCGCGGTCAGCGCGCTGTTCGCGCAGTCCGGGGTGATCCGGGTGGACACCGTCTCCGAGCTGCTCGACGTCGGCGTGCTCCTGGCCCACCAACCGCTGCCAGCCGGTCGCCGGGTCGCCGTGGTGGGCAACTCCTCGGCCCTGACCGGGCTGGCGGCCACCGCCTGCGCCGCCCAGGGCCTCACCGTCGCCGACGGCTACCCCCGCGACGTGGGCCCCCGGGCCGACGCCGCCGAGTACGCCGCCGCCCTCGCCGCCTCCGCCGCCGACGAGGGCGTGCACGCGGTGGTGGCCGTGTTCGCCCCGCCGCTGCCGGGCCAGCTCGCCGACCCGGACGCCGACTTCACCGCCGCCCTGCCCGACGCGCTCGCCGCCGGCAAGCCGGTGGTGGCGACGTTCCTGGCCGGCCGGGTGCCCGCCGGGGTGCCCGCGTACCCGAGCGTGGAGGAGGCGGTCCGGGCCCTGGCCCGGGTCACCACGTACGCCGACTGGCTGCGCCGGCCGCCCGGCGTGCTGCCCGGCCTGGACCGGGTCGACCGGGCCGCCGGGCAGGCTGCGTTCCGGGTCGACGGCGCCGATCCGGCGGCGCTGCTGCGCGCGTACGGGATCGACATTGTGGAGTCCGCGCCGGCGCGGACGGCCGACGAGGCGGTCCAGGCCGCCGGGCGGCTCGGCTGGCCGGTGGCGTTGAAGGCGGCCGCGCCGGGCCTGCGGCACCGCCTCGACCTCGGCGCGGTCCGCCTCGACCTGGCCGACCCGGCAGCGCTGCGCCGGGCGTACGCGGAGCTGGCCCCGGCCTTCGGCACGGACGTCCTCGTGCAGCCCATGGTCCCGCCCGGGGTGGCCTGCGTGGTGGAGCTCATGGAGGATCCGGCGTTCGGGCCGGTGGTCGGCTTCGGGCTCGGCGGCGTCGCGACCGAGCTGCTCGGCGACCGGGCCTGGCGGGCCGTGCCGCTGACCGACCGGGACGCCGCCGAGCTGGTCGACGAGCCCCGGGCCGCGCCGCTGCTGCGCGGGCACCGGGGCGCCGCGCCGGTGGACCGGGCCGCCCTGGTCGACCTGCTGCTGCGGGTCGGCCGGCTCGCCGACGAGCAGCCCCGGGTCCGCTCGCTGACCCTCAACCCGGTGCTGGCCCGCCCGGACGGCATCTCGGTGCTGCACGCCACCGTCCGCACCGGCATCGAGGCCCTGCGCCCCGACACCGGCCCGCGCCGCCTCTGA